A single genomic interval of Adhaeribacter pallidiroseus harbors:
- a CDS encoding DUF4345 domain-containing protein, with the protein MQTQKFTTMAAKSFIGLSAISLLAVSGMAFFSPQAVMDLVAVQLPNTDAFSSIRGVYGGVGLTLFISLIYLMRTNLPNGLAFLSLLWGFYALSRLITVFTEGPLGNFGKQWLCIESVFFIIAISLFTSLKKSNQSKTIAYYATGK; encoded by the coding sequence ATGCAAACACAAAAATTTACTACAATGGCGGCTAAAAGTTTTATCGGGTTATCGGCCATTAGTTTGTTAGCGGTAAGCGGAATGGCATTTTTTAGTCCGCAAGCGGTTATGGATTTAGTAGCGGTACAGTTACCCAATACGGATGCTTTTAGCTCTATCCGGGGCGTGTACGGGGGAGTAGGACTCACGCTTTTTATCAGTTTAATTTACCTAATGCGGACCAATTTGCCAAATGGCCTGGCCTTTCTGAGCCTGCTCTGGGGCTTTTATGCTTTATCGCGCCTCATCACCGTTTTTACCGAAGGGCCTTTAGGTAATTTTGGCAAACAATGGCTCTGCATTGAATCCGTGTTTTTTATAATCGCTATTAGTCTTTTTACCAGCCTCAAAAAATCGAACCAATCTAAAACTATCGCTTATTATGCCACCGGTAAATAA
- a CDS encoding Crp/Fnr family transcriptional regulator — translation MSDPLLQLKKVIDALYPVPPADWEAFAGFWKPFTAKRKEVLTQAGEAEKYLYFVVEGVQRVFYYDEQNREATLVFTYAPSFGGVLDAFLLQQPSRYYYETLTPSVFLRAPAPELLALINQRSTLSYMIRQGLTNTLSGVLERLVELQCYSSEEKFKKLLQRSPHILQLVPHKYLANYLGIEATNFSKLINKVKI, via the coding sequence ATGTCCGATCCGCTGCTGCAATTAAAGAAAGTAATAGATGCTTTGTACCCGGTGCCTCCGGCCGACTGGGAAGCGTTTGCCGGATTCTGGAAACCGTTTACAGCCAAACGGAAAGAAGTTCTGACGCAAGCTGGAGAAGCCGAAAAGTACTTGTATTTTGTGGTGGAAGGTGTGCAACGGGTTTTTTATTACGACGAACAAAACCGGGAAGCCACCTTGGTTTTTACCTATGCTCCTTCTTTTGGCGGCGTGCTGGATGCTTTCTTGCTGCAGCAACCCTCGCGTTATTACTACGAAACGCTTACGCCCTCGGTATTTCTGCGGGCCCCTGCTCCCGAGTTATTAGCCTTAATTAACCAAAGATCTACCTTAAGTTATATGATCCGGCAAGGATTAACCAATACTTTGTCGGGAGTGCTCGAAAGATTGGTGGAGCTGCAATGTTATTCTTCCGAAGAAAAATTTAAAAAATTGTTACAGCGCAGTCCGCATATTTTGCAGTTGGTGCCGCATAAATACCTGGCTAATTATTTAGGCATCGAGGCTACTAATTTCAGTAAGCTTATAAATAAAGTAAAAATTTAA
- a CDS encoding DinB family protein, with protein MPPVNKNQFLDCLERRVESHLQEAVKIFQNEPDAVLLQPAPDGGWSMAQCLDHLNGYGYYYLPQIAKGLSKPNKAAHPHTFTSTWLGTYFTRLMEPSTGTKKMKAFKNHIPRPDLDAPAVVAAFIQQQETLLTYLNQARTADLDTIKIPISITKWVKLKLGDVLQFLIAHNERHVQQAKRHLVNAGV; from the coding sequence ATGCCACCGGTAAATAAAAATCAATTTCTAGATTGCTTGGAACGGCGCGTAGAAAGCCACCTGCAAGAGGCCGTAAAAATATTTCAGAACGAGCCAGATGCCGTGTTGCTTCAGCCGGCTCCCGACGGGGGGTGGAGCATGGCCCAGTGTTTAGACCATTTAAACGGCTACGGTTATTATTACCTGCCCCAAATAGCAAAAGGGCTAAGTAAGCCCAACAAGGCTGCCCACCCCCATACGTTTACCAGCACCTGGTTAGGTACGTACTTTACCCGCCTCATGGAGCCCAGCACCGGAACCAAAAAAATGAAGGCTTTTAAAAATCATATTCCACGGCCAGATTTAGATGCTCCGGCGGTAGTGGCTGCGTTTATTCAACAACAGGAAACCTTACTGACCTATTTAAATCAAGCTCGTACGGCGGACCTGGACACAATTAAAATTCCGATTTCTATTACTAAATGGGTAAAGTTAAAACTAGGCGATGTATTGCAGTTTTTGATTGCGCACAACGAAAGGCACGTGCAACAAGCAAAACGCCATTTGGTAAATGCCGGCGTTTAA
- a CDS encoding M28 family peptidase, which produces MNKPLILILLLGVLRIGTPYAQNLKINKNTASLLQTVKPENLQAHVTFLADDRLKGRLPGTPGYQMAVDYAVEQFKAAGVEPAGENNSYLQPVRLRKAFTNKDATLAVINGPGKEEALRNGKDFIIYPHFENPAIHVQAALVFVGSGISAPDLNYDDYAGVDVTNKIVVIRRGAPQNFLSSVAASSMNLTTILKTALDHGAVGVIIGSASGQVHELKGVNDVRFPDGKMAPSGSYISDKMQLLSLFNRTRFNQLLQQANLDTTRVFASLKAGKPASTPMPQAVKAAYTNTYQDIISYNVIGKITGSDAALKSEYVVHTAHLDHLGISTPVKGDSIYNGAHDNASGVACLLEISKLYAQLKDKPKRSVLIALVTGEEMGLLGSTYLAMRPVVPAASIVANINTDMPTLIAPLLSVVALGAEHSSLSKPVQAAATYLHLGVEGDPEPEQNRFVRSDQYSFVKQGIPALHIKYGNKTPDGANNLNKKVQQWRETYYHQPQDDSNGLFDFNAGKVYTQLNFLISYQVAQNALRPTWNPDSYFFKALISPK; this is translated from the coding sequence ATGAATAAACCATTAATCCTAATATTGTTACTGGGTGTTCTTCGTATAGGTACTCCCTACGCGCAAAATTTAAAAATTAATAAAAATACTGCTTCCCTTTTACAAACGGTAAAGCCCGAAAATTTGCAGGCGCACGTTACCTTTTTGGCCGATGATCGTTTAAAAGGACGGTTGCCCGGTACGCCCGGTTACCAGATGGCCGTCGATTATGCAGTAGAACAGTTTAAGGCAGCGGGGGTAGAACCAGCCGGCGAAAATAATAGTTATTTGCAACCGGTAAGGTTACGCAAAGCTTTTACGAACAAAGATGCCACCTTGGCTGTAATAAATGGCCCCGGCAAAGAAGAAGCCTTGCGGAACGGAAAAGATTTTATAATATATCCGCATTTCGAAAATCCTGCTATCCACGTACAAGCTGCTTTAGTTTTTGTGGGTTCCGGCATTAGCGCTCCAGACTTAAACTACGACGATTACGCCGGGGTAGATGTTACAAACAAAATAGTGGTTATCCGGCGGGGAGCGCCGCAAAATTTTCTGTCGAGTGTAGCCGCTAGCAGCATGAATTTAACTACTATTTTAAAAACGGCTCTCGACCATGGCGCCGTTGGCGTTATTATTGGCTCGGCCAGCGGCCAGGTACACGAATTAAAGGGAGTTAACGACGTCCGGTTCCCAGACGGTAAAATGGCGCCTTCGGGTAGTTACATTTCCGATAAAATGCAATTGCTTAGTTTGTTTAACCGAACGCGGTTTAATCAGTTGTTGCAGCAAGCCAACCTGGATACGACCCGAGTGTTTGCATCGCTAAAAGCCGGAAAGCCGGCTTCTACGCCCATGCCGCAAGCAGTTAAAGCGGCTTACACCAACACCTACCAGGATATAATCAGCTACAACGTAATCGGTAAAATTACGGGTTCGGATGCTGCGCTTAAAAGCGAATACGTGGTGCATACCGCCCACCTGGATCATTTAGGCATTAGTACGCCCGTAAAAGGTGATTCTATTTACAACGGGGCCCACGATAATGCCTCGGGAGTAGCTTGTTTGCTCGAAATTTCAAAATTATACGCGCAACTGAAAGACAAACCCAAGCGGTCTGTTTTAATCGCTTTAGTTACCGGCGAAGAAATGGGTTTACTGGGCTCGACGTACCTGGCCATGCGGCCGGTAGTACCGGCTGCCAGCATCGTGGCGAACATTAATACCGATATGCCTACTTTGATTGCCCCTTTATTATCGGTGGTGGCTCTGGGCGCCGAGCATTCTTCGTTAAGCAAGCCGGTACAAGCGGCTGCCACTTACTTGCACTTAGGCGTAGAAGGTGACCCGGAACCCGAACAAAACCGTTTTGTGCGCAGCGACCAATACAGCTTTGTGAAACAAGGTATTCCGGCTTTACACATTAAGTACGGCAACAAAACCCCTGATGGTGCTAATAATTTAAACAAAAAGGTACAGCAGTGGCGCGAAACCTATTACCACCAACCACAGGATGATAGTAATGGCCTGTTTGACTTTAACGCCGGTAAAGTTTACACGCAGCTTAATTTTTTAATCAGTTACCAGGTTGCTCAAAATGCCCTCCGCCCTACCTGGAACCCCGATAGTTATTTCTTTAAAGCTTTAATTTCTCCGAAGTAA
- a CDS encoding heparin lyase I family protein, which produces MALQIQEKEPGSPHLFSRHQRQISINSKLDFPKNFDESARKKEFDLGAVTKDKWLDIVYHVKHSYRSDGVLQMWINGKKVVDYYGPNSYNDGVSPMLKMGIYKRNWYKATKRVLYIDDIRVGSGSAGYNDVAPSGSGGTNTPVPGDDSNEDDSGDSGDDSTDDSGGDNSSGDTGQKVVSFTLINADTDREIQTFSNGATLDLSSLPTRNLNVRANTNVIAGSVTFSLSGAKTFSKTETTAPYALFGDTNLNYAPWRPTVGSYTLKATPYTGANKTGSAGTALSISFKVTE; this is translated from the coding sequence ATGGCACTCCAGATTCAGGAGAAGGAGCCCGGGTCCCCCCATCTCTTTAGCCGCCATCAGAGGCAGATTAGTATTAACAGTAAACTGGACTTCCCAAAGAATTTCGACGAAAGCGCAAGGAAAAAAGAATTTGATTTAGGGGCCGTTACCAAAGATAAGTGGTTAGATATTGTATATCACGTGAAACATTCGTACCGCTCCGATGGGGTACTGCAAATGTGGATAAACGGAAAAAAAGTAGTTGATTATTATGGACCTAATTCTTACAACGATGGCGTTTCGCCAATGCTCAAAATGGGTATTTACAAGAGAAACTGGTACAAAGCTACTAAACGCGTATTGTATATAGATGATATTCGGGTGGGTAGCGGTAGTGCCGGCTACAACGATGTTGCACCATCCGGCTCCGGCGGCACCAACACACCCGTTCCCGGCGATGATTCTAATGAGGATGATTCTGGCGACTCTGGTGATGATTCTACTGATGATTCCGGCGGGGACAATTCTTCCGGTGATACTGGCCAGAAAGTAGTAAGTTTTACATTGATTAATGCAGATACTGACCGCGAGATTCAAACCTTTAGCAATGGCGCCACTTTAGATTTATCTAGTTTGCCCACCCGCAATTTAAACGTCCGGGCCAATACCAACGTTATCGCGGGCAGTGTTACGTTCAGCCTTTCTGGAGCTAAAACCTTTTCCAAAACCGAAACAACCGCCCCTTATGCCTTATTTGGTGATACTAACCTCAACTACGCCCCCTGGCGGCCAACCGTAGGAAGCTATACTTTAAAGGCAACTCCTTACACCGGCGCTAACAAAACCGGGTCGGCGGGCACGGCCTTATCTATAAGCTTTAAAGTAACCGAATAA
- a CDS encoding heparin lyase I family protein codes for MKTKLLFSIALLSLFTTACETEENVEPKEVASLESGIESLSYITSADRSRDNLYAEERIEPSLSGLFPRQSYASYAFGSTNSLARSGSRSTRFELRKEGSAIRSEVYWKDHTPINGWYGMSMYMPSSSWITDDRSGCWDIITQFHGTPDSGEGARVPPSL; via the coding sequence ATGAAAACTAAACTACTATTCTCCATTGCTTTACTTTCTTTATTTACTACTGCCTGCGAGACAGAAGAAAATGTGGAGCCCAAAGAGGTAGCCAGTCTGGAATCTGGTATTGAAAGTCTCTCGTACATTACTTCTGCCGATAGAAGCCGCGATAACTTGTATGCCGAAGAGCGGATAGAACCATCGTTAAGTGGCTTATTTCCCAGACAAAGCTATGCTTCGTATGCTTTTGGGAGCACTAACTCCCTTGCCAGAAGTGGTTCCCGATCTACCCGGTTTGAATTAAGAAAAGAAGGAAGTGCCATTAGATCGGAAGTTTATTGGAAGGATCATACACCTATTAATGGTTGGTATGGGATGAGTATGTATATGCCAAGTAGTAGCTGGATTACCGATGATAGAAGTGGCTGCTGGGATATAATTACGCAGTTTCATGGCACTCCAGATTCAGGAGAAGGAGCCCGGGTCCCCCCATCTCTTTAG
- a CDS encoding IPT/TIG domain-containing protein: MKVVIKEREYDYISDYPNGWLFASGDPYKFPVDIGKYTCFVKRFEKKRPDDISGWDLLVQLKGKFDPNLPRIYDVVEVAENNKSIYYIFYEFLAGQTLEAAVNRNVALDLHRLTLDIFNAAEALHARQFWFSDFCEKNIFAEANGRFLLIDLDSVQPLAEVPHNNMYGDKQYWALVLKFYKEQLGYKNMRPADLSGAILNYLQILFLVLRLKLALQDKRYDYKSTELYDNLPQLLLDTDSTSFQDLFTQALAESKEGQALRTASATKELIIRQIIQNDQIPYQPTRRLPEIVAFKVSDAQVAPRQSFSLAWEVVNATQVTLYRNGVLYQEIRSGTNTLELRENYDGRPKTVAFTLRATSNAGEQMSAPVSVTIMEQAFMPNPKPSLNQEDAPDKQTWPIQEEETTPVPDTQPYEPEPFKPINPDQPAKEPTIQLFEANTTQVIGGQKINLKWEVAAATEVELYRNDQLYSNILESQGSLDIKEDYDASATSITYYLVAANKNGRTRSSVLPVSIIKPITPDPGKLRYIRLAMAVLFLAIAGILGVVASGILFRKKIKVLALRGDLVEGQTLGIRGENLPEEAGNVQVLFNALPGKIITLSPDSMRVVVPAVNTTQDSIPVRLALLVEQDTVYTANNLTFKKKLNSKTEQPSLAENTIGKPTTSNSADSQSTYLPTVTPKSDPSQDNNTLNNLGASKDQPKPNKTKPVLPKPYKPKPKPNDPKPAVKPESDGYSTHPTVDIYKLVTVKSNVIAKQRRNGTKNLEITVQNSSAYDLDLVRVEIEYLRKNDRLVAKESLDFTNVRAHTSQTLAAPDNEKGKKVNFKIVSIDSKQLY; this comes from the coding sequence ATGAAAGTTGTTATTAAAGAAAGAGAATACGACTATATTTCCGATTATCCGAATGGTTGGCTCTTTGCCTCGGGCGACCCTTATAAATTTCCGGTAGATATCGGGAAATATACGTGTTTTGTAAAACGTTTCGAGAAAAAAAGGCCCGATGATATTTCGGGTTGGGATTTGCTGGTGCAGCTGAAGGGAAAATTTGACCCCAACCTGCCCCGGATTTACGATGTGGTAGAAGTAGCGGAAAATAACAAATCCATCTATTACATTTTTTACGAATTTTTGGCAGGTCAAACCTTGGAAGCCGCCGTTAACCGCAATGTTGCCCTAGATTTACATCGGCTAACCCTGGATATATTTAATGCCGCTGAAGCCTTGCACGCCCGCCAATTTTGGTTTTCAGATTTTTGCGAGAAAAATATTTTTGCGGAAGCTAATGGCCGTTTCTTACTCATCGACCTGGACAGTGTGCAGCCCTTGGCCGAGGTGCCGCACAATAATATGTACGGCGATAAGCAATACTGGGCATTGGTATTAAAATTTTACAAAGAACAGCTCGGTTATAAAAATATGAGACCCGCTGATTTAAGCGGCGCCATTCTGAACTACCTGCAAATCTTGTTTTTAGTTTTACGTTTAAAATTAGCCCTGCAAGATAAGCGCTACGATTATAAATCTACGGAGCTCTACGATAATCTACCCCAATTATTACTGGACACGGACTCGACCAGCTTCCAGGATTTATTTACGCAAGCACTGGCCGAAAGCAAAGAAGGCCAAGCACTACGGACCGCCTCTGCTACCAAAGAGCTGATCATCCGCCAAATCATTCAAAATGACCAGATTCCTTACCAGCCTACCCGGCGCTTGCCCGAGATTGTAGCCTTTAAAGTGAGCGACGCACAGGTGGCGCCGAGGCAATCTTTCTCCCTGGCCTGGGAAGTAGTGAACGCCACCCAAGTAACGCTTTACCGGAACGGGGTTTTATATCAGGAAATACGGTCGGGTACCAATACGCTGGAGCTAAGAGAAAATTACGATGGCCGACCCAAGACGGTAGCGTTTACGTTACGCGCCACGAGCAACGCCGGCGAACAAATGAGCGCACCCGTCAGCGTAACCATTATGGAGCAAGCATTTATGCCTAATCCAAAGCCTAGTTTAAACCAAGAAGACGCGCCTGATAAGCAAACTTGGCCCATTCAGGAAGAAGAAACGACGCCAGTACCAGATACGCAACCATACGAGCCAGAGCCTTTTAAGCCTATAAATCCTGATCAACCCGCGAAAGAACCTACTATTCAACTATTTGAGGCGAATACCACGCAGGTTATCGGTGGGCAAAAAATAAATTTAAAATGGGAAGTGGCAGCCGCTACCGAGGTAGAACTTTACCGCAACGATCAGTTATATTCCAATATTTTAGAGAGCCAGGGGAGCTTGGACATAAAAGAAGATTACGATGCAAGCGCTACCTCCATTACCTATTACCTGGTGGCAGCCAACAAAAATGGCCGAACCCGCAGTAGCGTACTTCCTGTCTCTATTATAAAACCCATTACCCCCGACCCGGGTAAGTTACGCTACATTCGGTTGGCAATGGCCGTATTATTCCTGGCAATAGCTGGTATTTTAGGGGTAGTGGCCTCGGGTATTCTTTTCCGGAAAAAAATAAAAGTTTTAGCCTTGCGCGGAGATTTAGTAGAAGGCCAAACCTTGGGTATTCGGGGTGAAAATCTTCCGGAAGAAGCCGGGAACGTGCAGGTGTTATTTAATGCCCTACCGGGTAAAATTATCACGCTTTCGCCTGATTCTATGCGGGTAGTAGTACCGGCGGTAAACACCACCCAGGATAGTATTCCCGTACGGTTGGCTTTGCTGGTGGAGCAGGACACGGTGTATACCGCAAATAACCTGACTTTTAAAAAGAAGTTGAATAGTAAAACCGAGCAACCATCCTTAGCTGAAAATACCATCGGAAAGCCCACCACCAGTAACAGTGCCGATAGTCAATCGACCTATTTACCCACCGTTACTCCAAAATCGGACCCCAGCCAGGATAATAATACTCTGAACAACCTGGGTGCTTCCAAAGACCAGCCTAAACCCAATAAAACTAAACCGGTACTACCAAAGCCATATAAACCCAAACCGAAGCCCAATGATCCGAAGCCTGCCGTAAAGCCGGAATCAGATGGTTATTCTACCCACCCGACGGTGGATATTTACAAACTAGTAACGGTGAAAAGTAACGTAATTGCCAAGCAGCGCCGTAATGGTACCAAAAATTTGGAAATTACCGTCCAGAACAGTTCGGCATACGACCTGGATCTTGTTCGCGTAGAAATAGAATACCTGCGTAAGAACGATAGATTAGTAGCCAAAGAAAGTCTGGATTTTACGAATGTGCGGGCGCATACAAGTCAAACCTTAGCGGCTCCCGATAACGAAAAAGGCAAGAAAGTAAATTTCAAAATTGTCTCCATTGACTCCAAACAGCTCTACTGA
- a CDS encoding polysaccharide deacetylase family protein has protein sequence MKALSLFLFLSVCNFAAWAQPKPIRLIVRGDDMGYAHTGNEALLKAYKEGIQTSIEILVPSPWFPEAVKMLQQNPDADVGIHLTLTSEWDHVKWRPLTTAASLRDRDGYFYPMIQPNSNYPGLAVTENAWQLADIEKEFRAQIELALKKIPRISHVSGHMGCTAFSEEVKNLTKKLALEYNIHIDPKEHQVTSVTYEGPKQTAAEKKQSFLNMLQKLEAGKTYIFVDHPGLDSDEIRGISHIGYEQVAIDRQGVTDVFTNPEVKAFIRQKNIQLISYKDLVSVKKPATK, from the coding sequence ATGAAAGCTCTCAGTCTCTTTTTATTTTTAAGTGTATGTAATTTTGCGGCCTGGGCCCAACCCAAACCTATTCGCCTGATTGTGCGCGGCGACGATATGGGTTACGCGCACACCGGAAACGAAGCCTTGCTGAAAGCCTACAAAGAAGGCATTCAAACCTCCATCGAGATTCTGGTGCCTTCGCCCTGGTTTCCGGAAGCGGTTAAAATGCTGCAACAAAACCCCGACGCGGATGTTGGCATTCATCTAACCCTGACGAGTGAGTGGGATCATGTAAAATGGCGCCCTTTAACAACCGCTGCCAGCTTGCGCGATCGCGATGGTTATTTTTACCCCATGATACAACCTAATAGCAACTACCCGGGCCTGGCTGTTACCGAAAATGCCTGGCAACTGGCCGACATTGAAAAAGAATTTAGAGCCCAGATTGAATTAGCCCTGAAAAAAATACCGCGCATTAGTCACGTATCGGGGCACATGGGCTGCACGGCCTTCTCCGAAGAAGTAAAAAACTTAACTAAAAAGCTAGCTTTGGAATATAACATTCACATAGATCCTAAAGAGCATCAGGTTACTTCGGTAACCTACGAGGGACCCAAGCAAACGGCCGCCGAAAAAAAGCAAAGTTTTTTAAATATGCTCCAAAAACTGGAAGCCGGTAAAACTTATATTTTTGTAGACCATCCGGGGCTGGACTCCGACGAAATCCGGGGAATTTCACACATTGGCTACGAACAAGTAGCTATTGACCGCCAAGGAGTAACGGATGTATTTACCAATCCGGAAGTAAAGGCGTTTATCCGCCAAAAAAACATTCAATTAATAAGTTATAAAGATTTAGTTTCGGTAAAGAAGCCGGCAACGAAATAA